The genomic stretch GGTAAAGTTAATTTGTATTTAGGTGGCTTGACTTTGAAACACAGATGTCTAGTAGGTCGTTGAAATTTTCTGCATCAGTGTAAGGTTTAAAGAATCTGGTAGGGGTTTTGTTTCCACAGCATGCCATATACCCGCTGTGTTACCACAGCTCTAGGTCTGTTTCCCATCATTTCCCATCTGTTTAACCATTTTGTTAAAaggtttattttggtttattgcATATACTCATCGTTTTCCTGTAGGACCGCCTAACAGTTCCCCAACTCAGGCTCTTCCTACTGTGACCCCTCGCCGTCCCAACCAGCCTAGGACCCCACCAGGATCCCCACCACGTCGTCCAGACCGGCCACGCACCACTGACCGCCCGGATCAGTATGGCCCCAACATCTGCGAGGGCAACTTTGATACGGTCACTGTGCTCCGTGGAGAGATGTTTGTTTTCAAAGTAAGTTGGAGTCACTGAAATGTGTTACACAAATAATCTGAGTCTATgcttattgtgtgtttgtgtgcaagaATGAGTCTGATGTTGTTAATCTAGTGTGTAATATGATCTGACAAGCATGTAGTAAATTGTTAGCCGGTTAAGCAGCAAGGAAATTGGGTGAAAAATGAGACCCTGTTCTCCCAGTAGGACTTTGCTAGTCCTCTTCCACTGTCTCTAAATTCTCAGAGTAATAGCTCAAAAAGATTGCTGAGTTCCATCTGTTCCAGCTGCACCTGAGGACCAGGCAGAGGCTTCAGGCCTGGTCTCAATAAGCCTCCAGAGGTCTTGTGGCCTATAAAACCCCAATCCTGGGCTCAGTTATGGGCCATAAAAGACTAGTTCATGTATCCTTGGGATCTGGATCTGATCAGGAGAGCCACAGGATACAGGGGCACGTTATGGCCTTGATCTGAACGCATAACCAGAGCTAAGCTGTTCTGGGGCTTTAGCTGAGGATTCATCTGCTGTTTTGGATGTTCTTGGGTCAGATCATTCcatcatgtgattttttttttcccctttatgaAAGAAGATGCTATCTTATTTTGTCAGGCTGTCTTCCTCATACCTTTCCCTTATAATTAGAATGACAAGGATTAGTACATACGAtcttctctttttgtttataGAGCTCTCgcttcttttttgttctttttgcgAGTTTGTTTATTAagagtattaagtattaagagTATTTCTTCTGTAGCTATAGATTAAACAGTGAGGCAAGTCATTATTTTTCACAAATAAATTCTGGTCATGATCTTTTTGGTCAGTCAGGAAGTTCTGCTGTTTGCTCTTAACATTAAGTAGTTATGTTAGATGGCTGTTGTATGAGTCTCAGTCCAAGTCCAACTTCATCATCTGTTCTTAGCTTTGCATCGTATAAAGAAATGTGAGGAAAATCCCCCTATAAAGGTTTGTGTGATTTCCTGGGGCATAAGCTTCTAACACGTTTTCTCCTTTACATAATTAGCCTTTTATAAGGCCAGTAACACAAATGAAAGCTGGTATCCAACATGTGACCAGCCAAACCAAAACCTAATTTAACAGAATATTCCAGccgattttttattttgcagttgGCTATGACTTGGTTATAATCTCTTGTACTGGATTTAGATGAGTTTGACCAGCTGAGTTACATTTGCAAAGCTCAGTGTAGATTTGCAAAAGATATGAATGCAAGGAGGATAAATCATTTACTGTTTACACTTAATAAAACACAGATCTGTGCTTTCAGCGAGCCTCGGAAGGGAGTTCTAATGTGAAGTGCATTTTATGGGTGAAAAGTGTCTTGGAGAGCTGTGTTTGGAAAGAAAGAAGTGTTGTCTGGTCTCATGGAAGGATGGGTTAAATTTAGATCCTGCTAGCTGAAAGCTTGGCCGTAAATTTAGGAGTATTAACTTGCTTGTTGGTGTGGGTCATGAGTGTGTAGCCTGTTATCTTTAGATCGATGTGTTGAACAGGTAGACAGCCTTTGAGTTTAGATTTTACTTGtttagtttattcattcattgaaTGCATGTGAGGAAATCTTCAGCGTTTCAAGGCCGCCTTGCTAAGACCTAGAGTTTGTAGGTATTTCAACAAGGAAATTCCATGTGCTATTCCTTTACTGCTTAGAGAGCAACTACTGTAGCTGTTGCTTGGGATACAAAATCTATAACCCAACCATGCATCAGACTTGGAAATACAGCAGTGTTTATCAGTGGAGGCTGAGAGGACCTTTAATAAGCACAAAGAAAACTTAATAAACATTCTCTGTTGTAATGTTTTTGCTCCTCTAGGGTCGCTGGTTCTGGAGGGTCCGAAGAAACCGAGTACTGGATAACTACCCCATGCCCATTGGCCACTTTTGGAGAGGACTTCCAGGAGATATTGATGCAGCATATGAGAGACACGATGGCAGATTTGTCTTTTTCAAAGGTATGTTTTTGCCCATCTAGGTCCATGCTATGGAAAAGCCTattttgggtgtgtgtatgcatttttatgtatataGAAAGCCTGCCGATTTGTTGCCAGTTTGTCAGTGTATGTCATACTTAATGGAGGATTATTTCCTGACAGCTCCATTGGAGTTTGTCTTTTAGTAAAGAAACTGGTTTCCCTTAGTAACTATTCATTTTTGTCTGATGGATTTTACAGGTATAGTTAGCGAAAGGATAAAAGTTCCCTAAGAAGTGAAGCCCCCAGTTAGGACACTGTCAGAATTTTATTGCAGTGTCCAAGTAACTTATAGATTGGTACTAAAATCCTTATGAGAGTGCTTTAGTTATTGCCATTTTACCTCTTGTTGCCCTTAACAGTTGCCTGGGCAGCAAAGCACTGGTACAAACAGTGAAATGTTTAACTTACTTTTGCATTGtgctcttatttttttattacttcatTAAGCTGAAATCGAAAAAAACGGCTTTGGCAGTAGCTTTGCCTTAACTGATTTTCCTGCAATCTGCATTTGTAGACAAGAAATTTTCTATTTAAACTTCCTGTAATTTATGACTACTTTTTTTTGGTACTCTGCTTGTCCTGTTGACCATCGCGGTCAAGATAAAGTTATGATTAATTTCAATGATAAACAAAAAGGGGGAGGGATGTTGGGGAGAGAAGGAACTAAAGTGagtgtgaattttttttctgaaaagaaaTTTGGAAAACATCTGTAGGCCAAGTGATGTCATTGGCAAGGTCTTCTTAAGTTTGGACGCTTGCCATCGGAAAGAAACCGGGGGACCAGAAAACTTGGACGGCAAGAACTGTTATATTTTGAGGCGCGGCTGTTGCATCAGCCAGTGGTTCCTCCAGATGCTGACTGCAGAGTTTGCAATTTTTCAGAATGAGAATAAGGAAACAAACCTCGTCGGTGGATGGTGCCACTGTGTCTGCCgtactataaaataataataataataataaaaacgcTTCAGTTTGATTGTTTAATCAACTCTGATTTCGAGTAGTGTTCTGTTCTGTcatctagattttttttaatcaaacccAAACTGTTGCTGACTCTTTCTGTGTTGTCATCTGCTTtggttatttttgtttgcaGCAAATTCAATATGTTAAATGAAAAATGGGGTTTTTTGCAAGTTTCTGTAGGTTTTCCTAACTGATTGCAGAAGTAAGGCAGAGGgaatttccttttgttttaaactcttGCATATTTATGATTTTCCATTCTTACCACATCTTGTTGTTCTCCTCTTCCCTGATCTGTTCAGGGGATCGGTTCTGGATTTTCCGGGAGGCGAACCTGGAGCCGGGCTATCCTCAGGAGCTGGTAGATTATGGCCGGGACATTCCTTATGACAAGATAGAGACAGCAATCTGGTGGGAACCTTCAGGCTACACCTACCTATTTAAGGGAGACCGGTAAGCAGTGGGTCCTGTCTGTGGTCAACTTTCAAAgtttcaatatatatttatattactttattaaaaGCATTTAGAGTATCTCAAATGATTCCAATACTCTTAAAGTACCCAGTAAGCAGTTAGTGTATTTGCTAATTCCTTCCTTTTAGGTACTGGCGTTTTAATGAGCAGTCACGCTCAGTGGACCGAGACTACCCTAAACCAATCAGTGTTTGGGATACGTCAGTACCCATATCTCCTAAGGGAGCTTTCCTCGGTGATGATGGAGGTGAGTGGTGGGGCAGGAGGTGCAGGAAAATGCCAGAAACCTCAATCTAGTGAAGAGGGAAAGAGGTGGGGGACAAATGGGATCAGGGAAATTAGCTGAGAGTGAGGGAAAGAATGACATCACTGCAAGAAAAAGATTCTCTGCCTTTGTCCTGTCTGGTCTCTTGCACATAAAAATTGAAAACATTATCACTAAGATTCAGTTTTCATTCATTGCAATTTATCTTCTCTGATCCAATTTGGCAAATAATATCAAATAGATGTGATAAGCTCCTGTTTCCTTGCTGTATGCCTTTGTTTAACATCCTGTTTCCCTCTGCAGCTTACACATACTTCTACAAAGGCAGCAAGTATTGGAAATTTGATAACCACCGGATGAAGAGTGAGCCTGGATATCCCAAATCCATCTTAAGAGACTTCATGGGTTGCAACGTCGACCTGGATCCCGACCGAGATACAGACGTAGACCCAGGACGGAAGTGGCCTGACAGACCGCCCTTCAACCCGGACGCAGGCCGGGACAAggacaaggagaaaaaaaaggacaaggATCAAGATCGCACCAACGACGTGGACACCAAGGACGCGACGGAAAAAGAGACGAACGACGTGGACGTGGTGCTGAAGATAGACGAAACAGAACGCACCATGATGATCATCATGGTGACTGTGCCGCTGGTCCTGGTGCTGTGCATCCTGGTGCTGATCTATGCCATCATCAACACACTGCAGAGGAAAGGGGCACCCAAGTACTTTGTGCACTGCAAGCGATCCCTGCAGGACTGGGTTTAACTTGGACTCTTAGGTTCCAACTCTGACCTCTGAACCCTTGACCTCGCTTCCCTTTCATCCATGTCGTTTTTTCATCTTCctaatatatttacattgcacacacacacacacaccccttataCTCTGTTATCCCATGGTGCTGTCCTAATGCATTGACTGTAGTCTATTTATATGAGAGTTTgcacatttattattgttattttctttcaattcatttcattttggttttttcccccccctctcttttaattcaattgtacacatttctttttatctctGAATAAGAAACTTTTTTCATTGTGCTATAAGAAACTGCCATACAGGTTAGGACGCATACTCTTGATGTGAAAAATACAAGAGAAATCTGCAGCATGTgcagtacaaaaaaaacaaaaaaaaacaaagggaaGAAAAGGTGTGAGATCTAAATAACTGCTCCCTTTTACTCAGGATTCAGCCATCATCTATTAACTGAGTTGAGAAGCCAAGCGGGGGAAAAAACCTGTTGTAgaaaacaatttgtttttaaCACGGCCGGTCATATAGAGCTCTACTTGAGGCACGCTTGCCAACGATGAAGAAAATCCCATGTGTTTTATTGCCTTAGTAAAAGCACCCAtgcttttgttttaacaaaGGTGCCTTGGTCTCGCCAGCCAAATACCTTCCTGTAGTTTTACTCCTATAGGAGGATCCCCTTGATCTCCCTCGCGTGTTGCTTTCTCTATGATCTTAAGATACAGTTTGACcacaatattttattgttagtgGAGTGTAGCTCACATGGTGCTTTTCCTTTAGGACAAAACAAGGCAGCGTACTGTGAAACCACACTGCAGGGGGACGGGAGGGAACATTTGAGGTACTGGATGCTGAAGGAGgtcgttttttttgttgttgtttttttcttttttgtgatcTAGGAACCATTAGCCAAGTGTAGGCTTGCTTTAAACAATATAATCAGAcgcatacaaaaaaaaaggcttataaAAAACACCACTAGTATACTGTATACCACTTGAGAGGAccaattgaaaaataaatagaaggtATTTGCGTTTCTCGAGCTGCAGTCATAATTAAAGGCCTTGCTGGGCCTCTTTCTCTGCCCTGTTACAGGCTGTTAGATAATCCtctcattttaaaaacagcaggTGGGCCAAAACATTGCTAACCTCCCACCAGGGTAACATGAGGCCTTCTGCACCTAAGAAATCCTACTCTGATCTGCTGAAGCATGTAGAAAGCACGAGTAAGCAACagagaagtagagagagagagagaaaatgtgtgatAGTTCAAAGGGATGTTGTTCAGCTGTGGAAACCTTATCTGCCGTTGGAAGAAGCTTACAGTGTTTTGCTACAGAGACAACTTTACTATGTACACATTTCAAGGGTGGTGCAGAGAAGCTTGGGCTGTGAGTATATCCTTCTGAGGCCAGCACGGAAGAGGATGGAGCAGATCCTCATATGGGAGCAGGCTGGCATATGTTCATGGCATCTACTCTGCCACTGGTTATTTCTGAACCACATATTTTTGAATGGGAAACAGGATCTTGCTGCTGGCATTCGGTCTCCGTCCGTTCAGCAGCCATGAGCTGGATCTGGATTTGACATATGGCTTGTACTCCTTAAGATTCAAACTGAAATTGATTTTGAGTGAAGGTTGAGCAGCATATGATTGTTTTAAATTGAAAACTTTTACCAGAAAGCGATTTGCTAGCATAACCTCAAAGCAGCAATTcactttaattcattcattgcacttttttccccttttttctttttttggagaaaCAAAGCAGCCCTGTGCCAGTTTAGAAAGTTTCCGTGTTCACAAAGGCACAGAGGATGGCGTAGATTAGAGAAGGAAAGTGAGTGGTACTATAAATATTGCCTTGTCGGGCAAGGTTGACTCGTGACCACTTTCATAAATATTATGGAGAGACTGGAGGAGACGGAGGACAGTCATGACTTGAATGCCGTCGCTGATGGAGGCAGTTCAGCTCCCTTGCCAGGCAGTACCCTTCCCCCTCCATTTGAAGAGAGAGTTAATCAGAGATAAAAGCtgttcctcctctcctctcctctcctctcctctcctctcctctcctctcctctcctctctcctctgtccCCTCCTCCTCAGATCAATGAAGAATATACAGACATGCTGATGGGGATCCAAAATTCGAGTCTTCACTCTCAACCCCAACGTGCTCCCATCTTAACAGGCGTTTACTTGCTGCTCCGTACCTTTTGTGGCCTTGCTTCGAGAGACCTTCTGGCTGTTTTGGTGTCCTAGCTGATTAATGttatctctgtgtttgcttaGGCAATCGAAACCAAATGCTCTGTCAAGGCCTTTTAAAGTGAACTTGCCCAGTAAACACACTGCTCATGTGAACGGTTCACAGAAGAAAGGCTCGCTTTAGATCTTTAACCTTTAATCACACATCTTTCCTGAAGCTAGACCTAGCTGCAGGAGTACACTGAGCATGATCTGAATCCTTAATCATTTACATGGTGGAGATGAAACATGACTGATTATGCTGGAGAATAGCTAATAGATAATCAAAGTCTGTGTAATGAGAATGAGAATGTTAGTATCCATGCTTCATTCTCCCACTCATGTCAACTCCTGTAGTTTGGTGCAAATAACAATGGACCCTCTTACTTCAGGCATTATTGTCCTGCATAGTACTCATTCTGGCCAACAGGAAGAAAGTCTGGGCTTTAGGCCAAATCCAGGAAGCACCCTCCCACTATCACTCACTCTTGCATAGCATTCGTAAAGTCATTGTGGGATTTAGTAAAATATTTCCTGAAGTTGTAGCtcagtgattttgtttttaagcttttttttgtatttttgtatttttttttttttgcagcattatatttctatatttctgcaaaACGGATCTCCACAAAATAACATCATTTAAAGTCTGTCACATttttctcacactgtcttctgaTTTCTGCATGAAACATGAGTAGATCTCTGTTATTCATCTGTCCTGCTCATTTCTTTAATCCCATACTGTAATtgctaaacagaaaaaaaaaatctgaaatctgtCATATTTTAACTGTAGCCTTGACAGTGTCAGGATTTTAGTCCGTATTAGGCCATTTGTGTCTGGACTGAGAATAATTTACTGTAGTTGTTAATCTACACTTTGACAGACGTCTGTTCCTCTATCACTGTATCGCAAAGCATCTCACTTTACCCCATGAGCCAAGTGTCATGCCTTTTAACAAAGCAAATCCATGCACAGACTGAAAAATTAATCAAATCAGGTAAAGACATAAACGGCTCACTCGTGTTGCTAAAGCAATGTCATGACAATGTTGTGCAACTTATATTGTGCTGCaattatttttggaaaaaaaaaaaaacctcatgtttattaataatgattaaatgTATGATACTATTTTTGTGGTTTCGGTTCAATTGATTGATTTCCTGTTCAATTGATCGATATCTTATTTGAACTTAATTGGTTGTTTTTgaaattgtaaatattgtagGACTTTTTTACGTTGTTAATAACATTccggttttgtgtttttattttgttttccgATGTAGAAACTGaagattttatacatttgtgttgtttgttgatCACATCTGTTGAGTGTCTCTAATTATCCATGCTGGAcatgtaaacaataataaataaatgatctgaATATGACATACAGTCTGGTTTTAGTTTTCTTGGTTTTATTACGTTTGTGTTGAACACAGTTTTCTCCATagtaattaatgataaagggaTTCGACTACCTCATATACAATGGATAAATAAAGTCTGCACATTTAAAATGGCAggtcattttttttcataatgcAAAAAAATCCACCTTCGGTGTGAAAAACTGCAGAACTGCAAGTTGGGGGTGTGGCTGTgttcagaatgaaccaatcacaTTGGATCTCATCTTTAAAAGTAATTATCATACCGCTGTCATCAATCAAATGATTCTGATTAACCTGTTCTTTAAGATCAGCTGTTTCTCTAGGATTTTCTTTACGTCTTTTTGGTTTTGCCCAACATGTGCTCAACCtttctcattaaaaaacaacCAAACTCAATTAAATCACATCAAATCATGTGGCAAAATGTTTTATGGTTGGATGAGACAAACTGCAAAAGGTATACCGATTTCATAATTCCATATTACCAAAAAACGTCTCttggttacgaccgtaaccctagttccctgaggaacgggACGCTGCGTCGacacgctatgggaacgccctctgtgtgaccgcgctctgaaccacgtgtgtaatctgaccgaTAGGCTTTGGAACGTGACatcatcggcgggtgacgtcgcgtaaacaggaagctacaaatggctgcgagatagACAAGACActagctcctgtgagagaaggtaagcgccgcagggatgcagggagtgtggcacggagacgcagcgtctcgttcctcagggaactagggttacggtaacctagagacgttccctttcggaactcgagctgcgtcgaaacgctatgggaacgagtgtccaatcacgccacactgaccagaccctacttagagagtgagggcctcggcacctgcacataggacagaggagcccggggtggctctgaggtcaaggacATAGAACCCGACAAAGGTCAGCAgggtggaccaacccgcagcgtcacagatgtcttggagtgccactccagcggACCAGGCCGTAGAGGCCGCCACACTCCGGATGGAGTGAGCTCAGACCCCGAACGGTGCAGGGAAGCCAGAGGGCTTGGGAGCCGACAATCGCATCCACTATCCATCTGCTCAACGTCTGCACAGCGGCCAGGAAACCCTTCCAGTTAGGGCCgtagcagacgagcagctgcaCCGATTCTCTCCATGGACTCGTCCTgcggaggtaagtgaccagtgcttgCACTGGACACAATCGGTTCTGTCGCTCCTGTTCGggggctgtaaatggaggaagctctggagcgGAGAAAGGTCTCTCCTACCTCGGTAGAGAGACCAGCCGCTATGAACTGTGCtccctcaggggccacagccacagcctccacagctctgggcgggggtgcaccagggttccgcccgcctgtgagaggagatccctcctaggaggaatttcccacggagggccctcgagtagggacaccagatccgcaaaccatggcttgcccaGCCATCGAGGTGCTACAAGGAGGAGACGAACTCCATCCCGGtgaactctctccagaactccagggagcagtgcaattggaggaaaggcgtacaggcgtagcctcggccacgactgcaccatggcatccagacctaacggggctgggtgagagagagagagaaccagaggggacagtgcgaggtttcccgggtcgcaaacagatccacctgggctctgtagaacctccgccatatgaactccaccacctcggggtggagacgccattccccaggcctcggcccctgcctcgacagggcatctgctctgacattcaaccgtcccgggatataaatggccctcaaagagaggagtctgtcccgagaccacaagaggaccGCTCGTGCTAACTTGTACAAAGGGCTAGATCAGAGGcccccttggtggttgatgtaggagaccaccgcagtatTGTTCGTGCGGACCAATAAATGGCGATCTCTCAGGTCtgggaggaagtgttttaagccaaaaaacaccgccatcatctccaggcaatttatgtgccacgagagacgTGGACCACTCCACAGACCTTGGGCAgagtggccactcatgaccgCACCCCACCCCGTGAGGGAGGCGTCCGTCGTTAGCGTCACGCGGCGACATGGAGCCCCCAACACggggccttgggacagaaacattcggtctttccaaacatccaaggctcgaagggcacgccgcgagaccttgatggaacgatatgggtttcccctaagagaaaaccccctgccccggagccaccactggaggggcctcatgtgcaggaggccgaGCGGGATTACGCTGGACGCCGCAGCCATGAGCCCTAGCAGCCTCTGGAACCgcttcacagtgagtggctGGCCTTCCCGCACTCTCCTGACTGAGGTGAAGATGACTTCGACCCGAGCAGGTGACAACCGTGCCTGCATCCGGGCCGAGTCCCAGATCACgcccaaaaaggtggttctctgtgctggagagagcACGCTTTTGCTGGCGTTTAGCCGAAACCCAAGCACCTTCATGCAGGCGAGGACAACATCTCGATGACGCAATGCCTGGCACTCCGACATGTAATGCTGCGCTGCTCGCaccgggagaagaagcagccatcgggCCTGCTTCTCCGCGAGAGCCggagctcgattcagcagacGAGGCTGAAGAGGACTCATCCGCCTCCAATCCAGCTGCTAAATCGGCCTGCGAGCCCCACGAGCGCCGGCGCCGCTTTGCCTCGGCAAGAGCGGGACCGGAGCCGCGAGGGAGAGCACTCTTCTCAAAGAGCGCTCTCCGGGAGCAAAGCGTGCGCATAGCCATGCGGCTGCAATGTGAGCAATCGACTCCCAcgagagccgattgtgcatgctccactc from Tachysurus fulvidraco isolate hzauxx_2018 chromosome 2, HZAU_PFXX_2.0, whole genome shotgun sequence encodes the following:
- the mmp15b gene encoding matrix metalloproteinase-15 yields the protein MASLWHVMLWRWTLVPSFLLLFLCGTLTFGDDEFNSESWLRMYGYLPQASRQMSTMRSAQILSNAISDMQRFYSLEVTGVMDPATIEAMQRPRCGVPDKFGGQIKTNVRRKRYALTGHKWDNSHLTFSIQNYTPKIGEYNSYEAIRMAFKVWEKVTPLTFEEIPYLEVKYGRRKEPDIMIFFATGYHGDSSPFDGEGGFLAHAYFPGPGMGGDMHFDSDEPWTIGNENLQGNDLFLVAVHELGHALGLEHSNNPLAIMAPFYQWMDTENFQLPEDDLKGIQQIYGPPNSSPTQALPTVTPRRPNQPRTPPGSPPRRPDRPRTTDRPDQYGPNICEGNFDTVTVLRGEMFVFKGRWFWRVRRNRVLDNYPMPIGHFWRGLPGDIDAAYERHDGRFVFFKGDRFWIFREANLEPGYPQELVDYGRDIPYDKIETAIWWEPSGYTYLFKGDRYWRFNEQSRSVDRDYPKPISVWDTSVPISPKGAFLGDDGAYTYFYKGSKYWKFDNHRMKSEPGYPKSILRDFMGCNVDLDPDRDTDVDPGRKWPDRPPFNPDAGRDKDKEKKKDKDQDRTNDVDTKDATEKETNDVDVVLKIDETERTMMIIMVTVPLVLVLCILVLIYAIINTLQRKGAPKYFVHCKRSLQDWV